Within Bdellovibrio sp. ArHS, the genomic segment CAAGTCAGCTTACGAATTTCTTTGGAAAAGGTGCCACGTTTTGCCAAAGCTTTGACGTTCCTTGAAAAGGGTTTTTTGACGAAGGCCCATCGCTCCAATGCCCAGTACACTGAAGCTTCGATGGATGTCAAAAATCTGGATGATCTTCATAAGCTTCTGATTCACGACCCGCAAACTAGTGGAGGTCTGCTTTTAAGTGTTTCTCGCGAAATCAGTCGGGACGCTGTACAGGCCTTGCGAGCCAAGTTTAAATCTGCTGAAATCATTGGTGAGGTTTTACCTCGTCAGGATAACGCGGTGATTTTTGAATAGAATTGAATTTTCACAGTACAAGAATCTTTTCCTTTCCGGCGCTCCTTTAATTGATGTGCGTGCGCCCGTGGAATTTGCGCAAGGGCATTTGCCCGGGGCCGTGAATCTTCCCATTTTAAACGATGAAGAAAGAGCTCTTATCGGGACAACCTATAAGCGCGAGGGGCAAGACGCCGCCGTGGCTTTGGGCTATCAGATTGTGTCTGGATCGGTGAAGGAAGCTCGGGTGCGACAGTGGCAACAGTTTGTGCAAGCCCATCCCGACACCGTGGTTTACTGTTTTCGCGGGGGCAAACGCTCTCAAATCACGCAAGCGTGGTTGGCGGAAGTGGGGATTCAGGTTCCTCTCATCGCGGGTGGTTATAAAAAAGCCCGGCAGTTTTTTTCAGATCAGTTGAATGACTTTTGTCTGCACCGTGAGCTTCTGGTGGTTTCCGGTCCTACCGGAAGCGGTAAAACCGAACTCTTGAAAGAGGTGAACAAGTTTCGTCCAACTTTGGATTTAGAATTTTTGGCGCGTCATCGCGGCTCGGCCTTTGGTTCTTTGCCGACGCCACAGCCGACCCAAGTCGACTTCGAAATTTCCTTGGCTTTGGAGTGTTTAAAGCTTGAGGACAAAAGGACTTCAGATGTTCGCCCTGTGGTGGAGGATGAAAGTCGCTTGATCGGGCGGGTCTGCCAACCCAAAGACTTCTTTGAAAGACTGCGCAGTTCTGAGGTCTTGTGGCTGGAAGAACCGTTTGAGGCACGAGTGCAGAATATCTTTTCTGATTATGTGATTAACACGGACATTGGCCGAAGCGCCTCGCCGCATTTTCGGTGCGCGGAAGAAGAGCAGATTTTGCGAAGTCAGGCGTTGAATCTGTTTGCGAAATACCGTCAGGCTGTTTTGTCGATCCACAGAAAGCTGGGCGGGGCCAGAAGTCAGGAAGTTCTTGCCGATCTGGAGCAGGCGGAGTCTAAGTTTTTGCAGCATGCCGACCTTGAACCGAACAAAGTGTGGATCGAAAAGCTGCTCCAGTACTACTATGATCCTTTATACCTTTCGTCTTTAGAGCGCCGACAAGTCCATGTGCTGTTCAAAGGTCCTCGAAAAGACGTTGTCGCCTTCCTGCAAAGCCTTTCCCGTTAGCGACGTTTTTGCTTTTTTCCGGGTGCGTTATCTGTTTGAAACGGCAAGATTTCGTCGCAAGATAGGGCGTTGCCAAATTTAACAACCCTTATGAGGAGACAACATGAATAAGTTAGTACTTGGCGGTCTCGTTGTAGCTGCTATGGCATTTACAACTGCTTGCCAAAAGAAAGTTAAGCTCGACACTGATATGAAAAAGGCGAGCTATGCTATCGGTCAACAAATCGGTGGTAACTTGAAACAACAAAACATCGATTTCGATGCGGACGCTTTGGCGCAAGCTTTGAAAGATGCATCTGCGGGTAAAAACGAAATGTCTAAAGAAGACATGCAAGCCGCGATGATGAAACTTCAAGAAATGGCGATGAAGAAACAACAAGAAGCTGCTGAAGGTAATGCTAAAGCAGGCAAAGACTTCTTGGAAAAAAACAAATCAGCGGCTGGCGTGAAAACCACGGCTTCTGGTCTTCAGTACATCACTGAAAAAGAAGGCACAGGCGCTTCGCCAAAAAAAGAAGACGTAGTTAAAGTTCACTACAAAGGTACTTTGACGAACGGCGAACAGTTCGATTCTTCTTACGATCGTGGTCAACCTGCTGAATTCCCAGTAGGCGGCGTGATCCCAGGTTGGACAGAAGCTCTTCAATTGATGAAAGTTGGCGGCAAAGCAAAACTTTTCATCCCACCTGAATTGGCTTACGGTCCTTCTGGTCGTCCTGGTATCCCACCAAATTCAGTTTTGGTTTTCGACGTTGAGTTGATCGATATCGTTAAACAAGATACAAAAAAGAAAAAATAATGATCGATATATCGATAGATCCTTTTCAGCATTTTGATCGCCTCCTTAAAGAGGCGATCGCAAAGCAAGTTCCTGAGGCCAATGCTATGTCTGTGGCCACAGTGGATGAAAAGGGTGTGCCCTCCGTTCGCATCGTCTATCTTAAAGAGGTGTCGAAGGGGGGCTTTGTTTTTTATGGCAATTACCTAAGCCATAAAGGAAAAGACATTGAAGCCAATCCCACGCTTTGTCTGAATTTCTACTGGCCTGTTTTATGGCAGCAAATCCGTATCACCGGAAAGGCCGAAAAAATTTCGGCTGAGGAAAGCGATGCCTACTTCGCGACGCGTCCGCGTCTGAGTCAAATCGGAGCCTGGGCTTCCCATCAAAGTGAAGTCATCCCGGATCGGGACTGGTTAGCACGACGTGTGGCGGAATATGAAAAGCAATTTGATGGCCAAGTGGTCTCACGTCCTCCGCATTGGGGTGGTTGGCGAGTAATCCCAACCGAAATCGAATTCTGGTTCGGTTTGAGCGGCCGTCTGCATGAACGCTTTATTTATCAAAAAACAGATTCTGGCTGGAAGACTTTTCAGCGCAGTCCTTGATTCTTCCTTTTCGTTTTCAGTCTTGAACTGTAGGCTTCGTCCATCTAGTCCTGCTTCATGGATAGGGGTTGCGTCGTTTTTCAATCAAACTTAAGCTTGATTACACGAGGTGGTCGATGAGGGAGACAGAGTATTTGCGGAAATTGCTGGAAGATGGCT encodes:
- the mnmH gene encoding tRNA 2-selenouridine(34) synthase MnmH, which gives rise to MNRIEFSQYKNLFLSGAPLIDVRAPVEFAQGHLPGAVNLPILNDEERALIGTTYKREGQDAAVALGYQIVSGSVKEARVRQWQQFVQAHPDTVVYCFRGGKRSQITQAWLAEVGIQVPLIAGGYKKARQFFSDQLNDFCLHRELLVVSGPTGSGKTELLKEVNKFRPTLDLEFLARHRGSAFGSLPTPQPTQVDFEISLALECLKLEDKRTSDVRPVVEDESRLIGRVCQPKDFFERLRSSEVLWLEEPFEARVQNIFSDYVINTDIGRSASPHFRCAEEEQILRSQALNLFAKYRQAVLSIHRKLGGARSQEVLADLEQAESKFLQHADLEPNKVWIEKLLQYYYDPLYLSSLERRQVHVLFKGPRKDVVAFLQSLSR
- a CDS encoding FKBP-type peptidyl-prolyl cis-trans isomerase, translated to MNKLVLGGLVVAAMAFTTACQKKVKLDTDMKKASYAIGQQIGGNLKQQNIDFDADALAQALKDASAGKNEMSKEDMQAAMMKLQEMAMKKQQEAAEGNAKAGKDFLEKNKSAAGVKTTASGLQYITEKEGTGASPKKEDVVKVHYKGTLTNGEQFDSSYDRGQPAEFPVGGVIPGWTEALQLMKVGGKAKLFIPPELAYGPSGRPGIPPNSVLVFDVELIDIVKQDTKKKK
- the pdxH gene encoding pyridoxamine 5'-phosphate oxidase, with translation MIDISIDPFQHFDRLLKEAIAKQVPEANAMSVATVDEKGVPSVRIVYLKEVSKGGFVFYGNYLSHKGKDIEANPTLCLNFYWPVLWQQIRITGKAEKISAEESDAYFATRPRLSQIGAWASHQSEVIPDRDWLARRVAEYEKQFDGQVVSRPPHWGGWRVIPTEIEFWFGLSGRLHERFIYQKTDSGWKTFQRSP